One stretch of Candidatus Nitrosotenuis cloacae DNA includes these proteins:
- a CDS encoding PEFG-CTERM sorting domain-containing protein — protein sequence MKTIAIGSILAIFAVMVVAPAFADHASVDVSIPAGAATPGCEETNECYIESEVTIDVGSEVIWSNDDSASHTVTSGDPKNGPDGNFDSNLFLAGQTFSHMFEEEGEFAYFCLVHPWMQGIVIVQEAHGDDHEDEEHDHEAHGAMVMSEDGSIMIHIDSDVPAEGEEAVVSVEFVDADGNPIEHVNFEVTATQDDQEVLAEAGQHAHSGVTEFTTTALGSDSPLDVQVTILGIGLPDDDPATWTGPKGEAVSASVVPEFGPLAMIILASAIVSIVAITARSKVIPRL from the coding sequence ATGAAGACAATAGCAATAGGTTCCATTTTGGCGATATTTGCTGTTATGGTAGTGGCTCCAGCATTTGCAGATCATGCAAGTGTTGATGTAAGCATTCCAGCAGGAGCAGCTACTCCTGGCTGTGAAGAGACCAACGAATGTTACATCGAGTCCGAGGTAACAATTGATGTTGGTAGTGAAGTGATATGGTCAAACGACGATAGCGCTTCACATACTGTAACAAGTGGAGATCCAAAGAATGGTCCAGACGGAAACTTTGATAGCAATCTGTTCTTGGCAGGACAAACCTTCTCTCATATGTTTGAGGAAGAGGGTGAGTTCGCATACTTTTGCCTAGTACATCCATGGATGCAGGGAATAGTAATTGTCCAAGAGGCACACGGAGATGATCATGAGGATGAAGAGCATGACCATGAGGCACATGGTGCAATGGTAATGTCAGAAGACGGCTCCATCATGATACACATTGACTCTGATGTTCCAGCAGAGGGCGAAGAAGCCGTAGTATCAGTAGAATTTGTCGATGCTGATGGAAATCCAATCGAGCATGTGAATTTTGAGGTCACTGCAACACAAGACGATCAAGAAGTCTTGGCAGAGGCAGGACAACACGCACATAGCGGAGTTACAGAATTCACAACAACGGCTCTAGGATCAGACAGTCCACTAGATGTCCAAGTCACAATTCTAGGAATAGGATTGCCAGACGATGATCCAGCAACATGGACAGGTCCAAAGGGAGAGGCAGTATCTGCTTCAGTGGTTCCAGAGTTTGGCCCACTTGCAATGATTATCTTGGCATCTGCCATAGTAAGCATTGTTGCCATAACAGCACGATCTAAAGTAATTCCAAGACTTTAG
- a CDS encoding CFI-box-CTERM domain-containing protein translates to MQFLLLLLLLPVFLIPAYAESQQLPTDKGTLLVNIATDPEKPIPDEQTKLKIDFVNPQTNLIQEHIDYTITITNNDQAVFGPIPLTHTSIGSVTIPVELENGENKISINVEGILFKPIPAETVAFTIMAEKPSLPDTKSGCLIATAAFGTELAPQVQILREVRNNVLLDTNSGTAFMAGFNEFYYAFSPTIADLERQNPVFKEMVKTTITPMLSTLSILNYVDINSESEMLGYGIGIILLNVGMYFGIPALVIAKLYTRKSE, encoded by the coding sequence GTGCAGTTCTTGCTTTTGCTGTTATTGTTACCAGTCTTTCTCATACCTGCATATGCAGAGTCGCAACAATTACCAACAGACAAGGGCACATTGCTTGTCAACATTGCAACAGATCCAGAAAAACCAATTCCAGATGAGCAAACCAAACTCAAAATTGATTTTGTAAACCCACAAACAAATCTCATACAAGAGCACATTGACTATACAATTACAATAACAAACAATGATCAGGCAGTCTTTGGCCCAATACCACTAACTCATACATCGATTGGCTCAGTCACCATTCCAGTTGAGCTTGAAAACGGCGAGAACAAAATATCAATAAATGTTGAAGGAATCTTGTTCAAGCCAATCCCAGCAGAGACAGTTGCATTTACCATAATGGCAGAAAAGCCATCGCTTCCAGATACAAAATCCGGCTGTCTTATTGCAACTGCGGCATTTGGAACGGAGCTTGCGCCTCAGGTCCAGATACTCAGAGAAGTAAGGAACAATGTATTGCTTGATACTAACTCTGGCACTGCATTCATGGCGGGCTTTAACGAATTTTACTATGCATTCAGCCCTACGATAGCTGATTTAGAAAGACAAAATCCAGTCTTCAAGGAAATGGTAAAGACAACCATAACCCCAATGCTATCTACCCTGTCGATTCTGAATTATGTGGATATCAATTCAGAATCTGAAATGCTTGGATATGGAATTGGAATCATTTTGTTGAATGTGGGAATGTATTTTGGCATACCTGCACTAGTCATTGCAAAACTGTACACGCGTAAATCAGAATAA